The proteins below come from a single Jaculus jaculus isolate mJacJac1 chromosome X, mJacJac1.mat.Y.cur, whole genome shotgun sequence genomic window:
- the LOC101612445 gene encoding actin-related protein T1-like: protein MFNPDILDVPAVIFDNGSGLCKIGISGENGPRHIINSVVGHPKFNIPSARSNRKRYFVGEEAQCNYDGLYLHYPVERGLVTRWDDMEKLWKDLFEWELGVKPSEQPVLMTEPSLNPRGTREKTTEIMFEKFNVPALYLCNHAVAALCASACVTGLVVDSGDGVTCTVPVYEGYTLHHAVTKLYVAGRDITEHLTRLLLAIGYTFPCILNKAVVDDIKEKLCVVDWEPNEEASKGSQRALREYTLPDGNVIHMNEHLCQVPRVLFTPDQLGVHEPGLSKMVCNSILKCDTDIQKNLFAEIVLSGGTTLFPGLEDRLLKELEALAFNGTPIKITASPDRCFSPWVGGSIMTSMSTFKPMWVTSEDFKEYGPFVVQRKCF, encoded by the coding sequence ATGTTTAATCCAGACATATTGGATGTGCCAGCTGTGATTTTTGACAACGGATCTGGACTCTGCAAAATCGGAATTTCGGGAGAGAATGGACCCCGTCACATCATCAACTCAGTGGTTGGTCACCCGAAATTCAACATACCATCAGCAAGATCGAATCGGAAGAGGTACTTTGTCGGTGAAGAAGCCCAGTGCAATTATGACGGCTTATACTTGCACTACCCCGTTGAACGTGGACTCGTAACAAGATGGGATGACATGGAAAAATTGTGGAAGGATCTTTTTGAGTGGGAACTAGGTGTGAAACCCAGTGAGCAGCCAGTTCTGATGACTGAGCCTTCCTTGAACCCACGGGGGACCAGGGAGAAGACCACAGAAATCATGTTTGAGAAATTCAATGTGCCAGCCCTGTACCTATGCAACCATGCAGTGGCAGCCCTGTGCGCCTCAGCCTGTGTTACCGGCCTGGTAGTGGACAGTGGCGATGGAGTCACTTGCACTGTCCCCGTCTATGAAGGCTACACCCTACATCATGCTGTCACCAAGCTCTATGTGGCAGGGAGGGATATCACAGAACACCTCACCCGGCTCCTCCTCGCCATTGGCTACACTTTCCCCTGCATCCTCAACAAGGCTGTGGTGGATGACATTAAGGAGAAACTGTGCGTAGTTGACTGGGAACCTAATGAAGAGGCAAGCAAAGGGTCTCAGCGAGCTCTGAGGGAATACACACTTCCAGATGGGAATGTCATCCACATGAATGAACACCTATGCCAGGTGCCAAGAGTTCTCTTTACACCTGACCAGCTGGGCGTCCATGAACCAGGTCTCTCAAAAATGGTCTGCAACAGCATCTTGAAGTGCGACACTGACATTCAGAAGAACCTCTTTGCTGAGATCGTGCTGTCCGGAGGTACCACCCTGTTTCCCGGGCTTGAAGATAGGCTCCTGAAAGAACTCGAAGCTCTGGCTTTCAATGGCACCCCGATCAAGATCACGGCTTCTCCAGACAGGTGCTTCTCACCTTGGGTCGGTGGCTCCATCATGACTTCCATGAGTACCTTTAAGCCGATGTGGGTCACCTCAGAAGATTTCAAAGAGTACGGGCCTTTTGTGGTACAGAGAAAATGCTTTTAA